The genomic stretch GAACATTTTTCACTGCAGCTTTAGTGCCTTTAATTTTGTGAATTTTAACTGATTCTTTTATGAGTTCCCTCTGTTTTTCTTGAGTAGAAGAAAGTTTCCAGCCTTCATTTCCTGTGACATGAAATTGTTCTGCCAGATGTGGAAGGACGGAGGCTTCAACGTTATCAATCAGATAAATTAATAGTGGCGTTAAGTCTAAAGTTCCGAGCCTGTCAAATAGCTCGTTAAAAGCCAGACTTGATTCATCTTTTATAGGTATTAATGATTCATTAACCATTTGTGTAACCTGCAATATTTATCTGATAACCTGTACAGTTTGCCCATTGGTGTTCATCAATTACAGTGAAGACCGGAAAAGTTAAATCAACTTTGTAAACTCCGTAAATGCTGTTTAAAATGCTAATAATTTGAGTCGGGACAATATCTTTGCCGAGTTTTGATTTTAAATCGGCAATGTATTTTTCGATTTTTGAATTTACTTCGCTCATAACACTTTGAGAGTCTGCAAAATCGTATAAAATCAAACCGGCATTGATTATGAAATCAATTTTTTGAGGTGATTCGACAATAACCTGATCCGTTAAAGGTCTGACTTCTTCGTCTGTTAATATTTCTTCAACCAGAGAAATTATTTCCTCTGAAGGGTTGCCGGATTTAGTGAGCGGATAAACTTTAACCACTCCCGGGCTTGGACTTAGAATTGAAACGTCAATAATATTTTGATGAGCGGTCATTGCCCAATATCTGTAAGCTCCTTTACTGCCTGCATTTGAAAACTTTTCAGGAGCTTGTTTTATTCGCTCACGCAATGAATCATCCACTTCAATATCCGCTCCGCCTGAAGTTTCTGTGGTGTTTTCTGCTGTATTAATATACGCAAGAGGAGTTATTAGATTTTTAATTTCACCGGACAAATATCCGTTTCCGATTATCCCCTCGGTTTGCGCTTCCGATTCAACTTCTACAAATAACTGTCCTGCGAGGATAAGAAAGTCCTGAATCGTTTTAAATATTACTTTTCCGTCTTTTGATTCAACTTGAGTATTCGCAGGAATAAGAACATTAAAAGTTTGAATTTCTAAAAGACTTAATTTTATTGTAGTCATCGCAGGTTTTGCTTCAATTCTGTAAACTCCGACAAGTTCTCCCAGATAATCGAGCATCGGATATGTTGCAAAATTAACAAGATTTTGCTTGGCAGCTTCTTGAATTGCTATTCTTAACAAATTTTCTCTGTAAACACCAACATCGATAAGGATTCTTTCAATCTGTGCAGGCTGAAGAGTCTTGCCTGTTTTTAATTCGTAAAGTGCAATCCACTCCTGCGTTATTTTACTAATATCTCTTTCTATAAAACTTGGTTCAGGTAGAGTTGAAGTCATAAAACAACCTCCAGAATTCCTAGAGTATCAGTATTTTTAATCTGTCTGTCAATACTCAGCTTTATATTCTCGTTATCAATTTCTGCTGTTATGGAATTAATCTGTACCCGTGTTTCCCAGATATTTATCGCATCCATTGCTTCTCGGATAATATTTGGAATTGCAACATTAACAGGAGCATCGATATACTGCCAAATATCAGAACCGAATTCGGGCCTGTGAGGAACTGAACCTTTTCTTGTCATAAGAATTATTCTTACGCACTGGTCGATATCATCTGTTCCCTCAACAACAGAACCGATTTCATTTAATTTTGGCTGCCAGTCGACAGATTTAATTTGATTTAGATTTGTCATTGTAAAACCTTATTGTTGTTGGTTTGGAACTTGAGTGACTGAATTTGTTTCGTTATGTTTATGCCCGTTATAAATATTTCTAATTAATTGCATACTGCCTTTGTGGTCAATAACTTCGCCTTCTGAAACCACGCCTGCGCTATTTAGCAATAATCCGGAGTGATTGATAAGTGCATGAATATTTATTGTTTCGCATAAAAGGTTTAATACATGTTCTTTTCTGTCATATTCGAACTCTGCCCCATCTTGAAATTTAACAGACACTTTATCCTTAGAAATAACAGGGCATTCATCCATTCCTGAATAAATCGAACCGAGAATAACGCCTTCTTCAATGTTTTTATCCATAAGGCAGACAACCTGCTCACCTATATCAGGGAGAACATAGAATTTATCCCTGTAAGTTTTTGACTGCAGGACAGATAGCCAGAAGGAAACCATTCCGTCACTGTCTTGAAACTGTACTCTGGCACAGGCTTTTAATTCATCGATGTTTGTTACTATGCCGAACCTTAACATTTTTCTGCCTCCAATTCTGTTTTGTATCCTGAACTTCTGTCGATGGTGTGCTTTGCACTCTTGATGTGATATTTTCCGCTTAATTTATAAAATCCTTTAATTTCGATATTTAACCCTGCAACAAGATGCGGATTTCCCATCAAAGTGATTGTTCCTTCAAGAGAGGAGTTTTTATTCATTGCTGCCGTTGCTTTTAAAATTGCCTGTTCTTTATTTTCGCAGCGGGTGTTAAGTTTTAAAGTGTCTGCCCTTGCTGAATTACCTTGTATATTTGATGTAACTGTTTTTTTACTTTTCGGATCGTGGTAGGACACTTCACAGGATTTATACTGGTCGTGAGTTTTGTCTTTGAAGTTGTATGAAATAATGTCTTTTCTGTTGATGATTAGAGCCGGCGATTGGCTTT from bacterium encodes the following:
- a CDS encoding phage tail protein I; protein product: MVNESLIPIKDESSLAFNELFDRLGTLDLTPLLIYLIDNVEASVLPHLAEQFHVTGNEGWKLSSTQEKQRELIKESVKIHKIKGTKAAVKNVLKVLNLEGTIQEWFEYEGDPFHFRVSVLLKNSSYDTKNLINMIDEYKNVRSKLEELNIEAKFNCSPNWLTYLNAENEVSIL
- a CDS encoding baseplate J/gp47 family protein — its product is MTSTLPEPSFIERDISKITQEWIALYELKTGKTLQPAQIERILIDVGVYRENLLRIAIQEAAKQNLVNFATYPMLDYLGELVGVYRIEAKPAMTTIKLSLLEIQTFNVLIPANTQVESKDGKVIFKTIQDFLILAGQLFVEVESEAQTEGIIGNGYLSGEIKNLITPLAYINTAENTTETSGGADIEVDDSLRERIKQAPEKFSNAGSKGAYRYWAMTAHQNIIDVSILSPSPGVVKVYPLTKSGNPSEEIISLVEEILTDEEVRPLTDQVIVESPQKIDFIINAGLILYDFADSQSVMSEVNSKIEKYIADLKSKLGKDIVPTQIISILNSIYGVYKVDLTFPVFTVIDEHQWANCTGYQINIAGYTNG
- a CDS encoding GPW/gp25 family protein; amino-acid sequence: MTNLNQIKSVDWQPKLNEIGSVVEGTDDIDQCVRIILMTRKGSVPHRPEFGSDIWQYIDAPVNVAIPNIIREAMDAINIWETRVQINSITAEIDNENIKLSIDRQIKNTDTLGILEVVL
- a CDS encoding phage baseplate assembly protein V → MLRFGIVTNIDELKACARVQFQDSDGMVSFWLSVLQSKTYRDKFYVLPDIGEQVVCLMDKNIEEGVILGSIYSGMDECPVISKDKVSVKFQDGAEFEYDRKEHVLNLLCETINIHALINHSGLLLNSAGVVSEGEVIDHKGSMQLIRNIYNGHKHNETNSVTQVPNQQQ